The Azospirillum baldaniorum genome contains a region encoding:
- the gcvH gene encoding glycine cleavage system protein GcvH translates to MTIKYTKDHEWVRVEGDVGTVGVSDHAQHQLGDVVFVELPDVGRQLAQGKEAAVVESVKAASDVFAPVSGEVIEANADLENDPSLVNAGAETTGWFFKLRLSNPSELDGLMDEAAYKAFVEGQA, encoded by the coding sequence ATGACCATCAAGTACACCAAGGACCATGAGTGGGTCCGCGTCGAGGGCGATGTCGGCACCGTCGGCGTCAGCGACCACGCCCAGCACCAGCTCGGCGACGTCGTGTTCGTCGAGCTGCCGGACGTCGGCCGCCAGCTCGCCCAGGGCAAGGAAGCCGCCGTCGTGGAGTCGGTGAAGGCCGCCAGCGACGTCTTCGCCCCGGTCTCCGGCGAGGTGATCGAGGCCAACGCCGATCTGGAGAACGACCCGTCGCTGGTCAACGCCGGGGCCGAGACCACCGGCTGGTTCTTCAAGCTTCGCCTCAGCAACCCATCGGAGCTGGACGGGCTGATGGACGAAGCCGCCTACAAGGCCTTCGTGGAAGGGCAAGCCTGA
- the gcvT gene encoding glycine cleavage system aminomethyltransferase GcvT, which yields MTEASESLKTTPLHSLHLELKGKMVPFAGYDMPVQYPLGILKEHQHTRAKAGLFDVSHMGQVRLTGEDPAAALESLVPGDIKGLARGRMRYTLFLNEQGGILDDLMVTNAGDHLFLVVNAARKDHDVAHMRERLKGKAEVELLDDLALMALQGPEAAAVLGRFIPEAATMKFMSYLPTTFDGIPVIITRSGYTGEDGYEISCDKSDAETIARALLAEDEVEAIGLGARDSLRLEAGLCLYGHDIDETTTPVESGLEWALSKRRREEGGFPGYAIIKDQLANGAPRRRVGLQPEGRQPAREHTDVCDADGQKIGEVTSGGFGPTASAPVAMGYVDRAHAAVGTPVQLMVRGKPLAAKVAAMPFVPQRYYRG from the coding sequence GTGACCGAGGCTTCTGAGTCCCTCAAGACAACGCCGCTGCACAGCCTCCATCTGGAGCTGAAGGGCAAGATGGTGCCCTTCGCCGGCTACGACATGCCGGTGCAGTACCCGCTCGGCATCCTCAAGGAACACCAGCACACCCGCGCCAAGGCCGGGCTGTTCGACGTGTCGCACATGGGGCAGGTGCGCCTGACCGGCGAAGACCCGGCCGCCGCGCTGGAGTCGCTGGTTCCCGGCGACATCAAGGGGCTGGCCCGCGGGCGCATGCGCTACACCCTGTTCCTGAACGAGCAGGGCGGCATCCTGGACGACCTGATGGTCACCAACGCCGGCGACCACCTGTTCCTGGTCGTCAACGCCGCCCGCAAGGACCACGACGTCGCCCACATGCGCGAGCGCCTGAAGGGCAAGGCCGAGGTGGAGCTGCTGGACGACCTCGCCCTGATGGCGCTGCAAGGGCCGGAGGCCGCGGCGGTGCTCGGGCGTTTCATCCCCGAAGCGGCCACCATGAAGTTCATGAGCTACCTGCCGACCACCTTCGACGGCATCCCGGTCATCATCACCCGCTCCGGCTACACGGGCGAGGACGGCTACGAGATTTCCTGCGACAAGTCCGACGCCGAGACCATCGCCCGCGCCCTGCTGGCCGAGGACGAGGTCGAGGCCATCGGGCTGGGTGCCCGCGATTCGCTGCGGCTGGAGGCCGGCCTCTGCCTCTACGGCCACGACATCGACGAAACGACGACTCCGGTCGAATCCGGGCTGGAATGGGCGCTGTCCAAGCGCCGCCGGGAGGAGGGTGGCTTTCCCGGCTACGCCATCATCAAGGACCAGCTCGCCAACGGCGCCCCGCGCCGCCGTGTCGGCCTGCAGCCGGAAGGCCGCCAGCCGGCCCGCGAGCACACCGACGTCTGCGACGCGGACGGACAAAAGATCGGCGAGGTGACCAGCGGCGGCTTCGGCCCCACCGCCTCGGCCCCGGTCGCCATGGGCTATGTGGACCGCGCGCACGCCGCCGTGGGCACGCCGGTGCAGCTCATGGTCCGCGGCAAGCCGCTGGCCGCCAAGGTCGCCGCCATGCCCTTCGTGCCGCAGCGCTACTACCGCGGCTGA
- a CDS encoding protein-disulfide reductase DsbD family protein, protein MKRFVPFLLAILALAAPGMGRAETGSWVKSGPVEARLVASVQGVGDLAKIPLGLEVRLEPGWKTYWRTPGDAGFAPRLDWSESRNLKATELIYPAPHRFTVLGFETAGYDAEVLFPIAATPAEPGKPLDLALKAELLVCSTICVPEMVALSLSIPEGPATPGASANDIARAQSLVPGDGRASGLTVTAVRGQGAVLEVEVTAREPMVAPDVFVETDPPVTFAAPKSQFLDGDRRAILRMDATDPTPGLDLAGRAMTLTVVDGNRSVEAPATAAAGLGGGAGAAPAGLLAMLGVALLGGLILNLMPCVLPVLSLKLLSIVQHGGRAPAAVRAGFLASAAGILTSFLILAGALVAVKAAGGAVGWGIQFQQPLFLVFMVVLVTLFAANLWGLFELPLPRAVADRLGGPEGQGLGGQFATGAFATLLATPCSAPFLGTAVGFALSRGAPEVFAIFAALGVGLALPYLLIAAFPRAARLLPRPGRWMVALRRVLGGALALTALWLLSVLVVQVGEVPALAVAVLMGGLVAALWLGRRLAETARWAGAALAGLLALVAFAVPAVFGPSAGAAPVAESTAARWTVFDEAAIREQVAVGRTVFVDVTADWCITCQANKKLVLNRGTVAQRLEDAGTVTAMRADWTRPDESIARYLARHGRYGIPFNIVYGPGAPDGIALPELLTEGAVLDALDRASGKIKS, encoded by the coding sequence ATGAAAAGGTTTGTTCCGTTCCTGCTCGCCATCCTGGCCTTGGCCGCACCCGGAATGGGGAGGGCGGAGACCGGCTCCTGGGTCAAGTCCGGCCCGGTGGAGGCGCGGCTCGTCGCGTCGGTCCAGGGGGTGGGCGATCTCGCCAAAATCCCCCTGGGGCTGGAGGTCCGGCTGGAACCCGGCTGGAAGACCTATTGGCGCACGCCGGGCGACGCCGGCTTCGCGCCGCGGCTGGACTGGTCGGAATCGCGGAACCTCAAGGCGACGGAATTGATTTACCCGGCCCCGCACCGCTTCACCGTGCTGGGCTTCGAGACGGCGGGCTACGACGCGGAGGTGCTGTTCCCCATCGCCGCCACCCCGGCGGAGCCCGGCAAGCCGCTCGATCTCGCGCTGAAGGCGGAGCTGCTGGTCTGCTCGACCATCTGCGTGCCGGAGATGGTGGCGCTGTCCCTGTCCATCCCCGAGGGGCCGGCGACTCCGGGGGCGTCGGCCAACGACATCGCCCGCGCCCAGTCCCTGGTGCCCGGCGACGGGCGGGCGTCCGGCCTGACCGTCACGGCGGTGCGCGGCCAGGGCGCCGTGCTGGAGGTCGAGGTCACCGCCCGCGAGCCGATGGTCGCCCCCGACGTGTTCGTGGAGACCGACCCGCCGGTGACCTTCGCCGCGCCCAAGAGCCAGTTCCTCGACGGCGACCGGCGCGCGATCCTGCGGATGGACGCGACCGACCCGACGCCCGGCCTGGACCTCGCCGGACGGGCGATGACGCTGACCGTGGTGGACGGCAACCGGTCCGTGGAGGCTCCGGCGACCGCCGCGGCGGGGCTGGGTGGAGGTGCCGGGGCGGCTCCGGCGGGGCTGCTGGCCATGCTGGGCGTCGCCCTGCTGGGCGGGCTGATCCTGAACCTGATGCCCTGCGTGCTGCCGGTGCTGTCGCTGAAGCTGCTGTCCATCGTCCAGCACGGCGGACGGGCGCCTGCGGCGGTGCGCGCCGGCTTCCTGGCCTCGGCGGCGGGGATCCTGACCTCCTTCCTGATCCTCGCCGGGGCGCTGGTCGCGGTGAAGGCGGCGGGCGGTGCAGTGGGCTGGGGCATCCAGTTCCAGCAGCCGCTGTTCCTCGTCTTCATGGTCGTGCTGGTGACGCTGTTCGCCGCCAATCTGTGGGGCCTGTTCGAGCTTCCGCTGCCGCGCGCCGTGGCCGACCGGCTGGGTGGGCCAGAGGGACAAGGATTGGGTGGACAGTTCGCCACCGGCGCTTTCGCCACGCTGCTCGCCACGCCCTGCTCCGCGCCCTTCCTGGGGACGGCGGTGGGCTTCGCGCTGTCGCGCGGGGCGCCGGAGGTGTTCGCCATCTTCGCCGCGCTCGGCGTCGGGCTGGCGCTGCCCTATCTGCTGATCGCCGCCTTCCCGCGCGCCGCGCGCCTGCTGCCGCGCCCGGGGCGCTGGATGGTGGCGCTGCGCCGGGTTCTGGGCGGAGCGCTGGCCCTGACCGCGTTGTGGCTGCTGTCGGTGCTGGTCGTCCAGGTGGGCGAGGTGCCGGCGCTGGCCGTCGCCGTGCTGATGGGCGGGCTGGTCGCCGCGCTGTGGCTGGGCCGCCGGCTGGCGGAGACGGCACGCTGGGCCGGGGCGGCGCTGGCCGGGTTGCTGGCCTTGGTGGCCTTCGCCGTTCCCGCCGTCTTCGGCCCCTCCGCCGGGGCGGCTCCGGTGGCCGAGAGCACGGCGGCGCGCTGGACCGTCTTCGACGAGGCGGCGATCCGCGAGCAGGTGGCCGTCGGGCGCACCGTCTTCGTGGACGTCACCGCCGATTGGTGCATCACCTGTCAGGCGAACAAGAAGCTGGTGCTGAACCGCGGCACCGTCGCGCAGCGGCTGGAGGACGCCGGGACGGTGACCGCCATGCGCGCCGACTGGACCCGACCGGACGAGAGCATTGCCCGCTATCTTGCCCGACACGGCCGCTATGGTATTCCCTTCAACATCGTCTATGGTCCGGGGGCTCCGGACGGCATCGCGCTTCCGGAGCTGCTGACCGAGGGCGCCGTCCTCGACGCGCTCGACCGGGCGTCCGGCAAGATCAAAAGCTGA
- a CDS encoding Uma2 family endonuclease, whose amino-acid sequence MGAPAIQKMDIDEFLAWADRQEPDTRYELVGGQPRAMNACSQAHSRLTAAIIIAIGMRLRPPCRVLTETAIERDDRNDRFYEADIAVTCSPHQPGQRSTPNPVLVVEILSDSTASHDRGTKVPDYMQIPSVQEVLLVDSRAVRAQLWRRDGRRWIVEDFTEDATLPLASIGAELPLAALYDGIVL is encoded by the coding sequence ATGGGCGCGCCCGCCATCCAGAAGATGGACATCGACGAGTTCCTGGCCTGGGCCGACCGGCAGGAGCCGGACACCCGCTACGAGCTGGTCGGTGGACAGCCGCGGGCGATGAACGCGTGCTCCCAGGCGCACAGCCGGCTGACGGCGGCGATCATCATTGCTATCGGCATGCGTCTCCGCCCACCCTGTCGAGTCTTGACGGAAACGGCCATCGAACGCGACGACCGCAACGACCGCTTTTACGAGGCCGACATCGCCGTCACCTGCTCGCCCCACCAGCCCGGCCAGCGCTCGACGCCGAATCCGGTGCTGGTGGTCGAGATCCTGTCCGACAGCACGGCCAGCCACGACCGCGGCACCAAGGTGCCCGACTACATGCAGATCCCCTCCGTGCAGGAGGTGCTGCTGGTGGACAGCCGTGCCGTCCGGGCGCAGCTCTGGCGCCGCGACGGACGGCGCTGGATCGTCGAGGATTTCACGGAGGACGCCACGCTGCCGCTGGCCTCCATCGGGGCGGAGCTTCCTCTCGCGGCGCTTTACGACGGCATCGTGTTGTGA
- a CDS encoding CDGSH iron-sulfur domain-containing protein, whose amino-acid sequence MPSAPVAATKEPIVIELEAGKTYWWCRCGRSAKQPLCDGSHAGTGLEPMKFAPATSMKARFCGCKATKKPPFCDGSHLDLT is encoded by the coding sequence ATGCCCAGCGCACCGGTCGCCGCGACCAAGGAACCCATCGTCATTGAGCTGGAAGCCGGCAAGACCTACTGGTGGTGCCGCTGCGGGCGCAGCGCCAAGCAGCCGCTGTGCGACGGCAGCCACGCCGGCACCGGGCTGGAGCCGATGAAGTTCGCCCCCGCCACCTCCATGAAGGCGCGCTTCTGCGGCTGCAAGGCGACCAAGAAGCCGCCCTTCTGCGATGGCAGCCATCTGGACCTGACGTGA
- the gcvPA gene encoding aminomethyl-transferring glycine dehydrogenase subunit GcvPA, with the protein MRYLPLTEADRRSMLEAIGVPSVDELFRDVPEAARLSGPIEGLSNHMGELEVDRALSAMAGKNLPAGSVPSFLGAGAYRHHIPATVDHLVQRGEFLTAYTPYQPEVSQGTLQVLFEFQTQVSLLTGMDVANASMYDGATACAEAVMMANRVTRRKKAVLSGGLHPHYRDTTTTDARFIGFETVVMPPAPTGGEDLLAAVDGDTSCVVVQNPDVFGHVRDYTELGKACQAKGALLIVVVTEAVSLGLLTPPGDMGADIVAAEGQSLGNALNFGGPYVGLFAVKEKLVRQMPGRLCGQTVDADGRRGFVLTLSTREQHIRREKATSNICTNSGLCALAFSIHLSLLGEEGFTRLAEINHAKAVQLADKLAAVTGVEIVNDSFFNEFTVKLPKPAAEVVEALAQRGILGGVPASRLFGGGLDDLLIVAATETNTESDMDAFATALAEVL; encoded by the coding sequence ATGCGTTATCTGCCCCTGACCGAGGCCGACCGGCGCTCCATGCTGGAGGCCATCGGCGTGCCGTCGGTGGACGAGCTGTTCCGCGACGTGCCCGAGGCGGCCCGCCTCTCCGGCCCGATCGAGGGGCTGTCCAACCATATGGGCGAGCTTGAAGTCGATCGCGCCCTGTCGGCGATGGCGGGGAAGAACCTGCCCGCCGGCAGCGTGCCGAGCTTCCTCGGCGCCGGCGCCTACCGCCACCACATCCCGGCGACGGTGGACCATCTGGTGCAGCGCGGCGAGTTCCTGACCGCCTACACCCCGTACCAGCCGGAGGTGAGCCAGGGCACGCTGCAGGTCCTGTTCGAGTTCCAGACCCAGGTCTCGCTGCTGACCGGCATGGACGTCGCCAACGCCTCCATGTACGACGGCGCCACCGCCTGCGCGGAAGCCGTGATGATGGCCAACCGCGTCACCCGCCGGAAGAAGGCCGTGCTGTCCGGTGGTTTGCACCCGCATTACCGCGACACGACGACGACCGACGCCCGCTTCATCGGCTTCGAGACGGTGGTGATGCCGCCGGCCCCGACGGGCGGCGAGGACCTGCTGGCCGCGGTCGACGGCGACACCTCCTGTGTCGTCGTGCAGAACCCGGACGTGTTTGGCCATGTCCGTGACTACACCGAGCTGGGCAAGGCCTGCCAAGCCAAGGGCGCCCTGCTGATCGTCGTGGTGACGGAGGCCGTGTCGCTCGGCCTGCTGACCCCGCCGGGCGATATGGGCGCGGACATCGTGGCGGCTGAGGGGCAGTCGCTGGGCAACGCGCTGAACTTCGGCGGCCCCTATGTCGGGCTGTTCGCGGTGAAGGAGAAGCTGGTCCGCCAGATGCCGGGCCGCCTCTGCGGCCAGACGGTGGACGCCGACGGGCGGCGCGGCTTCGTGCTGACGCTCTCCACCCGCGAGCAGCACATCCGCCGCGAGAAGGCGACCTCGAACATCTGCACCAACTCCGGCCTGTGCGCGCTGGCCTTCTCCATCCACCTCAGCCTGCTGGGGGAGGAGGGCTTCACCCGGCTTGCCGAGATCAACCACGCCAAGGCCGTTCAACTGGCCGACAAGCTGGCCGCGGTGACGGGTGTCGAGATCGTCAACGACAGCTTCTTCAACGAATTCACCGTCAAGCTGCCGAAGCCGGCCGCGGAGGTCGTGGAAGCTCTGGCGCAACGCGGCATCCTGGGCGGCGTTCCGGCCTCCCGCCTGTTCGGCGGCGGGCTCGACGACCTGCTGATCGTGGCCGCCACCGAGACCAACACCGAGTCCGACATGGACGCCTTCGCCACCGCCCTCGCCGAGGTTCTGTGA
- a CDS encoding peroxiredoxin: MTIQVGDAIPSVTLKHLTDNGMQDVTTDALFKGKTVVLFSVPGAFTPTCSAKHLPGFVQKAEDLKAKGVDDIVCLAVNDPFVMRAWGEKNGVGGKVTMLPDGNAALTQALGLTMDGTGYGLGLRGQRFALVAKDGKVTHLAVEKPGQFEVSSAEAVLGAL, translated from the coding sequence ATGACCATTCAAGTGGGTGACGCCATCCCGTCCGTCACGCTGAAGCATCTGACCGACAACGGGATGCAGGACGTCACCACCGACGCGCTGTTCAAGGGCAAGACGGTGGTGTTGTTCTCGGTGCCGGGCGCCTTCACACCGACCTGCTCCGCCAAGCATCTGCCGGGCTTCGTCCAGAAGGCCGAGGACCTGAAGGCCAAGGGCGTGGACGACATCGTCTGCCTCGCCGTCAACGATCCCTTCGTGATGCGCGCCTGGGGCGAGAAGAACGGAGTCGGCGGCAAGGTCACCATGCTGCCCGACGGCAACGCCGCTCTGACCCAGGCGCTGGGCCTGACGATGGACGGCACGGGCTACGGCCTCGGCCTGCGCGGCCAGCGCTTCGCCCTGGTCGCCAAGGACGGCAAGGTCACCCACCTCGCCGTGGAGAAGCCGGGCCAGTTCGAGGTGTCCTCGGCCGAAGCGGTGCTGGGCGCGCTGTAA
- the ispH gene encoding 4-hydroxy-3-methylbut-2-enyl diphosphate reductase: MTQTPLTILLAAPRGFCAGVDRAIQIVEVALERFGAPVYVRHEIVHNRFVVQSLEAKGAIFVDELDQVPDGVPVVFSAHGVPKSVPAAAEQRGLFYLDATCPLVSKVHREAERHFNEGRQIVLIGHAGHPEVIGTMGQLPPGAVVLVETVEDVATVQVDDPENLAYATQTTLSVDETASIVAALQARFPSIGGPKKEDICYATTNRQQAVKAIAPKVDALLVLGAPNSSNSKRLVEVAKIHGCQRAQLVQRAADIDWSALDGVATLGITAGASAPEVLVEEVMEAARARYAVTVEELRTAFEDITFKLPKPLLDGGAPSRPVPADA, from the coding sequence ATGACCCAGACGCCCCTGACCATCCTGCTCGCAGCCCCCCGTGGCTTCTGCGCCGGCGTGGACCGCGCGATCCAGATCGTGGAGGTGGCGCTGGAGCGGTTCGGCGCCCCCGTCTATGTCCGGCACGAGATCGTCCACAATCGATTCGTGGTGCAGAGCCTGGAGGCCAAGGGCGCCATCTTCGTGGACGAGCTGGATCAGGTCCCCGACGGCGTGCCGGTGGTCTTCTCCGCCCACGGCGTGCCGAAGTCGGTCCCGGCGGCGGCGGAGCAGCGCGGCCTGTTCTACCTCGACGCCACCTGCCCGCTGGTCAGCAAGGTGCACCGCGAGGCCGAGCGCCACTTCAACGAGGGGCGCCAGATCGTCCTGATCGGCCACGCCGGCCATCCGGAGGTGATCGGCACCATGGGCCAACTACCCCCGGGCGCCGTGGTGCTGGTGGAGACGGTGGAGGATGTGGCGACGGTCCAAGTGGACGACCCGGAGAACCTCGCCTACGCCACCCAGACCACCCTGTCGGTGGACGAGACGGCGAGTATTGTCGCCGCCCTCCAGGCCCGCTTCCCGTCCATCGGCGGACCGAAGAAGGAGGACATCTGCTACGCCACCACCAACCGCCAGCAGGCGGTGAAGGCCATCGCGCCGAAGGTGGATGCCCTCTTGGTACTAGGCGCGCCGAACTCCTCCAACTCCAAGCGGCTGGTCGAGGTGGCGAAGATTCACGGCTGCCAGCGCGCCCAGCTCGTCCAGCGCGCGGCGGACATCGACTGGTCGGCGCTCGACGGAGTCGCCACGCTGGGCATCACCGCCGGAGCGTCGGCCCCCGAAGTGCTGGTGGAGGAGGTCATGGAGGCCGCCCGCGCCCGCTACGCCGTGACGGTGGAGGAGCTGCGCACCGCCTTCGAGGACATCACCTTCAAGCTGCCGAAGCCGCTGCTGGACGGCGGCGCCCCTTCCCGTCCGGTCCCGGCAGACGCATAA
- a CDS encoding AMP-binding protein, giving the protein MYPHLRNEARWVLPEVLAHQAAERGGKTFVTMIAGKENNGDSLTYAEAQEQAGRVAGFFAGLGVKPGDTVAVMLPNGLDFVRVWLGLGRLGAVMVALNTELKGGFLEHQLENAGAALAVVDAALADRITDITPRLTALRGLVVPGAAQGSPHTALESWRDAAPYDGPLPRAGDDACIMYTSGTTGLSKGVLMPHGHGFLFGLGSIDNFALTDEDRFYICLPLFHANGLYMQLYAAMISGGSAVLRERFSASSWLDDIRRHGCTVTNSLGAVTAFVVAQPPRPDDRDHPLRLVGAAPNPADTERVLRERFGVRDVISLYGMTEVNIPLYAEMGKPRPGTCGKVYDRYFDVEIRDPQTDLPVPRGQVGEVMVRPKAAFGFLSGYHRMPDKTVEAWRNLWFHTGDAAVMDAEGYVTFVDRIKDCIRRRGENVSSYEVETVLSRLEGVAEVAAYAVPAGIPGAEDEIMVALVAAPGATLTPEAVAAFAERELPRYAQPRYIDIVDAFPKTPTAKVQKAKLRERGVADTTWDRTKVT; this is encoded by the coding sequence ATGTATCCGCATTTGCGGAACGAAGCCCGTTGGGTGCTGCCCGAGGTGCTGGCCCATCAGGCCGCCGAACGCGGCGGCAAAACCTTCGTCACGATGATCGCCGGCAAAGAGAACAACGGCGATTCGCTGACCTACGCCGAGGCCCAGGAGCAGGCGGGCCGCGTGGCCGGCTTCTTCGCGGGGCTGGGCGTGAAGCCGGGCGACACGGTGGCGGTGATGCTGCCGAACGGACTGGACTTCGTGCGCGTGTGGCTGGGGCTGGGACGGCTGGGCGCCGTCATGGTCGCGCTGAACACCGAGCTGAAGGGCGGCTTCCTGGAGCACCAGCTGGAGAACGCCGGGGCCGCCCTGGCGGTGGTCGACGCCGCCCTGGCCGACCGCATCACCGACATCACGCCACGCCTGACCGCGCTGCGTGGGCTGGTGGTGCCCGGCGCCGCCCAAGGATCGCCGCACACGGCGCTGGAGAGCTGGCGCGACGCCGCCCCCTACGACGGCCCCCTGCCCCGCGCCGGCGACGACGCCTGCATCATGTACACGTCGGGCACGACCGGCCTGTCGAAGGGCGTGCTGATGCCGCACGGCCATGGCTTCCTGTTCGGGCTGGGCTCCATCGACAATTTCGCGCTGACCGACGAGGACCGCTTCTACATCTGCCTGCCGCTGTTCCACGCCAATGGGCTCTACATGCAGCTCTACGCCGCGATGATCTCCGGCGGGTCGGCGGTGCTGCGCGAGCGGTTCAGCGCGTCCTCCTGGCTCGACGACATCCGGCGCCACGGCTGCACGGTGACCAACTCGCTGGGCGCCGTCACTGCCTTCGTGGTGGCCCAACCGCCGCGCCCCGACGACCGGGACCACCCCCTGCGCCTCGTCGGCGCCGCCCCCAACCCGGCGGACACCGAACGGGTGCTGCGTGAGCGCTTCGGCGTCCGCGACGTCATCAGCCTCTACGGCATGACCGAGGTGAACATCCCGCTCTACGCCGAGATGGGCAAGCCGCGCCCCGGCACCTGCGGCAAGGTCTACGACCGCTACTTCGATGTGGAGATCCGCGACCCGCAGACCGACCTCCCGGTGCCGCGCGGTCAGGTCGGCGAGGTCATGGTACGCCCGAAGGCCGCCTTCGGCTTCCTGTCCGGCTATCACCGGATGCCCGACAAGACGGTGGAGGCGTGGCGGAATCTGTGGTTCCACACCGGCGACGCCGCGGTGATGGACGCGGAGGGCTACGTCACCTTCGTCGACCGCATCAAGGACTGCATCCGCCGCCGCGGCGAGAACGTCTCGTCCTACGAGGTGGAGACCGTGCTGTCGCGGCTGGAGGGTGTGGCGGAGGTCGCAGCCTATGCCGTGCCGGCGGGCATTCCGGGGGCGGAGGACGAGATCATGGTCGCGCTGGTCGCCGCACCGGGCGCCACCCTGACGCCCGAGGCCGTGGCCGCCTTCGCCGAACGCGAACTGCCGCGCTACGCCCAGCCCCGCTACATCGACATCGTGGACGCTTTCCCCAAGACGCCGACCGCCAAGGTGCAGAAGGCGAAGCTCAGGGAGCGCGGCGTGGCCGACACCACCTGGGACCGTACGAAGGTGACTTGA
- the rnhA gene encoding ribonuclease HI translates to MTDTTETGTDGDKSAPKVVDIFTDGACSGNPGPGGWGAILRYNGVEKELYGGEPATTNNRMELMAAIQALEALKRPMEVRLYTDSEYVKNGITQWIHGWKARGWKTADKKPVKNEDLWRRLDEAKRQHRIEFHWVRGHAGHPENERADALARQGVAEVRQTGRG, encoded by the coding sequence ATGACGGACACCACGGAGACCGGCACCGACGGTGACAAGAGCGCGCCGAAGGTTGTCGACATCTTCACCGACGGCGCGTGCAGCGGCAACCCCGGCCCCGGCGGCTGGGGCGCCATCCTGCGCTACAACGGGGTGGAGAAGGAGCTGTACGGCGGCGAGCCGGCCACCACCAACAACCGCATGGAGCTGATGGCCGCCATCCAGGCGCTGGAAGCTCTGAAGCGGCCCATGGAGGTGCGGCTCTACACCGACAGCGAGTATGTGAAGAACGGCATCACCCAGTGGATTCACGGCTGGAAGGCCCGTGGCTGGAAGACCGCCGACAAGAAGCCGGTGAAGAACGAGGATTTGTGGCGCCGCCTGGACGAGGCGAAGCGGCAGCACCGGATCGAGTTCCACTGGGTCCGTGGCCATGCCGGCCACCCGGAGAACGAGCGGGCCGACGCGCTGGCCCGCCAGGGCGTCGCCGAGGTCCGGCAGACCGGGCGGGGCTGA
- a CDS encoding homoserine kinase, protein MAVYTEVTDDELNAFIAQYDLGAVLSCKGIAEGVENSNFLLVTERGPYILTLYEKRTRREDLPFFLGLMEHLADKGIACPLPVQGTDGLALRELAGRPAVIVTFLAGMWPRRITPHHCAELGTALARLHLAVADFRMERPNALSLDGWKDLAGKCAPRADEVARDLRATLEAELAALEANWPAGLPSGVIHADLFPDNVFFRGDGLSGLIDFYFACNDFLAYDIAICMNAWCFEVDGSFNATKARMLLTSYQKVRPLSPAEMAALPWLCRGSALRFLLTRLYDWLNHPPGAFVRPKDPLEYLRKLRFHQTVRGLGDYALDDGGSYQV, encoded by the coding sequence ATGGCCGTATACACCGAAGTCACCGACGACGAGCTGAACGCTTTCATCGCCCAGTACGATCTGGGCGCCGTCCTGTCCTGCAAGGGCATCGCGGAGGGGGTGGAGAATTCCAACTTCCTCCTGGTGACGGAGCGCGGCCCCTACATCCTGACGCTTTACGAGAAGCGCACCCGGCGGGAGGATCTGCCCTTCTTCCTGGGTCTGATGGAGCATCTCGCCGACAAGGGCATCGCCTGCCCGTTGCCGGTCCAGGGGACGGACGGGCTGGCCCTGCGCGAGCTGGCCGGGCGCCCGGCGGTGATCGTCACCTTCCTGGCCGGCATGTGGCCGCGCCGCATCACGCCGCACCACTGCGCGGAACTGGGGACGGCGCTGGCCCGCCTGCATCTGGCCGTCGCCGACTTCCGGATGGAGCGCCCCAACGCCCTGTCCCTGGACGGCTGGAAGGATCTTGCCGGCAAATGCGCGCCGCGCGCCGACGAGGTGGCCCGCGACCTGCGCGCGACGCTGGAGGCGGAGCTTGCAGCACTGGAGGCCAACTGGCCTGCCGGCCTGCCGTCCGGGGTCATCCACGCCGACCTGTTCCCCGACAACGTGTTCTTCCGCGGCGACGGGCTGTCCGGCCTGATCGACTTCTACTTCGCCTGCAACGACTTCCTGGCCTACGACATCGCGATCTGCATGAACGCCTGGTGCTTCGAGGTCGACGGGTCGTTCAACGCCACCAAGGCGCGAATGCTGCTGACCAGCTATCAGAAGGTCCGCCCTCTGTCGCCGGCGGAGATGGCCGCCCTGCCCTGGCTGTGCCGCGGCAGCGCCCTGCGTTTCCTGCTGACGCGCCTCTACGACTGGCTGAACCATCCGCCGGGGGCCTTCGTGCGTCCGAAGGACCCGCTGGAGTATCTGCGCAAGCTGCGCTTCCACCAGACCGTCCGCGGGCTCGGCGACTACGCGCTCGACGACGGCGGCAGCTATCAGGTCTGA